A region of the Mus musculus strain C57BL/6J chromosome X, GRCm38.p6 C57BL/6J genome:
TCCCATCTCTCCTTGAGTCATGCTTGACCTGACACCCAAATTCCTACTGTTGTCTCTACTCCTGCAGGGAAGTTCCCAAGACACTCTGATGCGCAGCAAGCCACAAGAACCTTCCGTTCTGCCTTATGCTCCAGTGACCCAGCAGCAGCAATCTGTGATTTCTTATTCAGCAAAGAACCTCGGTCCCATTGCCAGGCCCAAAAGGTGAGTTGAGTAAGGATTAAGAGCCAGACGGGTCTCATAGTACTCTATGCTGAAACTATGGTATGGTTGAAGCCACGGGAGGTggatgaaggagaaagaaggaggaaaaggaagaagaaatgtagAGGTGAAAGAGGCAGCACCtcagaaggagaagggaagggaggaccaCTCCTGTGCTTAGGTGTCCTAATCTTGAGAGTTTGGATAAGTATTTCATTTTCCCAAGAATATGGTTTCCAGTACTCATTCTGGGAAACCAGTTACATTTACAACACTGACAACAGGACTAGAAGAAGGCCTACCACACAGTAAGCCCTCATCACGCTTGGCCTCTTATTCGATGTGACTATAGATGGACATGGGAGAAGATCCTGTTGGGATGTGAAGTCGTGATGGGAATGGGCCACAGAGACCCAGAGGAAGGGTGAAGGCCAGCAGAGAAAACTTCCTAGAGAATATACTGGCTTGTCCTTCATAACCAGTGAGGACTGGGCAAAATGGAAGCAAGAGTCAGTCCCTGAGAAGGGAGGGTACTCTTATCTCTCCAGATGCTTTGCAGACTAGAATATAGTCACCTTGCATTCTTCATCATCTTCAAAGTATCCCTGGGAGGAAGGATATGGTATGAATTAGTGtctcaagaaaaatataaaagtttgacaagaaagcaggctaagaggGCGCCTAGATAAAAAAGACCAACATTTTCAAGCTATTCAGATTTCCCCAGCTTGATTTCCAAAGCTCTGGTCCTCCAAGTGTTCTGGTAGGAGCTGTCCATCAGAGGGTTTAATCCCCTGACCACTCCTGTCCTTGTTTCCAGATACTCAAGTGTGATCGTGCAAAACTGTGCAGTCCCTGAACCTCTTCTACTGCAGCCACAGGTCCTGACAAAGTGGTGggatccaggtcctctggagggaATGAGTTTAGTGGATGGCACGAACagaaagctgggggtggggtgtgtgttgATTGGAGGACCTGGTCACTTGAAGAGGCTCCTGTGCAGGTGGAAGGAGGTATGGCTTACAAGGTGTCATTCTCTAATGTCATTTCCTTTGCAGGTCCCTGATGCCACCAAGCAGGATTCTGTTTTTGCTGCCATAGAGTGGAAGAGGAAGCTGGAGTTTGCTGAGGCTCTGATGGCTCTGAGAaactctcctctgcctcctcctgtttctgcctctccaaAAAGGCGTGGCAAAATGACCAATACCTATCTTCCTGGACATGGAACACAAGGTAGGGAGACTTGAGGAGTTGGAGGGGTTGTAATTTAGTTATACCTGTGAACTTTGAAACTGAGCTATCTAGGCTCAGACACTTAACTTCCTCACTCTGACTTAAGAGATGGTATTCCAGGGGCTGCTAGGAGAATCTTCAGTTAGCACCAGTTGCTCAACAGCAAATGACCAGTGTctgaccccaaaacaaaaaagaaaaaaaaactaccaccatcgccacaacaacaacaacaacaacacccaagtAGACTGAGGCCTCCAAGGTGGCCAGGTCTTACCTGAGTGCAAGATCATGTCAAATAGAAGGAATGGAAGTGGTCATGACTCCCAGCCCAGGTCAACATTCTCAGTTCACTGTCAACTGGGGAGACCTGGGAGGTCATGCATAAGAAGAATGGTCTAAAAGGGACAGAGGGCGTGGTGATGACTTCAGAGCATTTGTGTGTATAGATTTGGAGCGTGGGTGCCTTCCAGTCATAAGCTCAGAGGAGAATTCCACAGCTGGAGAGACTGGAGAGGAAGGCCGGGCCCTGATGACAAAACaccacaaaatcaaacaaaaccaaaccaaataaaacaaaacaacaacaaagtacaaCTTCATGAAGTGTGTTACTGGGAAGCCACTTGGTGGTAGACATACTGGAATAAAGAGCAATGAATGAAAGTGGAGACTTTGCTTCTCACAGACGTCTGGAAGAATTGGGGATGTAGGCCAGACCGAAATCTAGAGGAAGAGTATGAGGAGGTGTACAACTTCCTTGactacactattgcatatgctggcaagattttgctgacaggacccttatatagttgtctcttgtgaggcgatgccagtgc
Encoded here:
- the Gm9119 gene encoding doublesex- and mab-3-related transcription factor C1-like; amino-acid sequence: MTLIQVRDWKESTVHKHETRPPKTPREGSSQDTLMRSKPQEPSVLPYAPVTQQQQSVISYSAKNLGPIARPKRYSSVIVQNCAVPEPLLLQPQVPDATKQDSVFAAIEWKRKLEFAEALMALRNSPLPPPVSASPKRRGKMTNTYLPGHGTQGRET